In the Populus trichocarpa isolate Nisqually-1 chromosome 8, P.trichocarpa_v4.1, whole genome shotgun sequence genome, TTGGTACTGCTCTTTCTTGATTTTGCCAATAATTAGATGGACAAGAAAGAGTAGAAGTGTGGGGATAAGGCTATGGCACCCTCTTGTTTGTAAATTTTTCTTGCATTGCAGTACGTACATACATTTAAAGGAGAATTAAatgtatggaaaaaaaatgctgtgaaaaatatttttttaatgataaagttTGGATATCAAGTTTAGTAAAATATTTGACAAATTATGATGATGTATGCAAATCCATGttgaatcttttttataatgaaattgtTTGAATTTAATCTTCctcaaagtcaaataaaaaaacgaaagcaaaaggatataaaaaaaaacttagagataTAAGTATAAgaatttatatctttatttttttctcgatcaaacacatttttttttatatttgttttttctcctgCCATATTAACCAAATACAATATCGAAGATTGAGATTAAACAAGGTTATAAAAGGATTGGCAAGCTTTAATTACATTTCCAAATTCAGGTCCaactatatttttcttgctttcaatTTGTCATAtgatgcttatttttttattgatgaagtATGGTGATCTAAATTCAGGTGAACACCGTGTTGAGAGGGGGTCAGTAGCACAAAGCTACTAGTAACTATACCCAGACATGTTCATCTACTTCGCCTTATTCAGATCCAAAGCTTGACTAGCAGCTGGCTGCAGAATCAAACAAGATGAGATTATTTTGGAGGAGGAGGTCCAGAGCTCTGACTAAAGAGGTTTATTTGCTTCCCGGCCACAAAGTTTGACAAGCTCATTTACTACCTCATCcatatcttcatcttctttgccTCTTATACGCTCTCTCAATTCTCTGACTTTTCTTCTCACCTGCTCTCCTGTTTCCTCCACAACCACTTCTCTGACCACTTTTGCAACCTCTTCTCTTCCAAGTTTGCCGTTCTGCTCTCTCTTGATTTCCAAAGCAACACCAACCTCTTGTAAGAGCTTGGCATTACATGGTTGATCAACATGCATAGGCATGGCTATTATTGGAACACCGGTTTTCATGCTTTCCATTATAGAACCCCAGCCACAATGACTCAAAAACCCACCTATGCTAGGATGATCCAAGATTCTCTTCTGGGGAGCCCAGTCTTCAATGAACAATCCCTTTTCTCCAACCATCTCAACAAGCCCCTCTGGCAAAGCTTCTTCTGCACTTATTTTCTCTCCCTGAGGAAACCTGAGGACCCATATAAAACTTACATTGCTAAGCAGCAATCCATGAGCTAGCTCTTCTCTGTCTTCTCTGGACAAGTAACACTCACTGCCAAATGAAACAAACAAGACTGAGCATGGGTCTTTCTTGTTGAGCCATTCTATGATTTctgttttctcattttcttcctcGCTAAGTTCCTGAACAAGTGGACCCACTAGCACAATCTTCTTCATGGCTAGCACTGAGAGTTCATCTACATATTTTCCCTCTAACTCCCTAAGACTTCTAATCAGCATGAGATTACTGGATCCTTCCAAGCATTGAAGAAGACGATCTTGAAGCGTGAGGTTATCGTTTTCATAATCATATTCATGTGGATAATTAGACCGCAAGGGGAGAGCAGTGCTACCTGATATCTTCACGAGATCAAGCAGAAAACAGTAAGGCATAGCAGCACTAACCATGAACAGAACGGTTGGGATTTTAAGTGATAAAGCCTTTGCAGGAGCCCATGGCTGTAAGAAATCAGAAATGAGCAAGTCTGGCTTTAATGCAGTCAAGATTCCGGAGAAGCTACAGCTTGACATATCAAGGGCTTTCATCAAGTTGCTCAAGAGATGTCGGGGCAGACCTTTGGTTGTGTGGTAGTGAGGAGGAAGCTCGGGCAATGATGGAAGATGGAGTTCTACAAATTCTACTGAAGGTTCTTTCTCTTTGATATATGCAAGATTAGCAGGGGTTGAACAGAGGTAAATGTAAAAGTTTCTCTTCGAGAGCTTCTTGGCCAGCTCCAAGAAGGCATGTATGTGACTATAAGCTAACCATGGAAACATTAGAACTCGAATATTGCTCTTACTTGAGGTCTCCATCAAGATCAACCCTGTGATCTTTCTTGATTTTGGGCTGGTAGAAGATGAAAGTAAAGTAAAAGAGGAGAGTGGAGGGGGATCTTAAAAGGAGcttttaataatcttaatttttctaacCAAAGTCAAATCATATCATTAAGAGAGAAATGTATGGTTTCTAGCCAAGGATAAACAATGTGCGGATATAAACAACGTAGATGTGTGGAAAAATCTGACAAAACTTTCAACGATGGATCATTTCCCTCGGTGCTGAATACCACTtgcaaattattaaactcaggtTTAATTGTAAGTTAGGTAGATTAATTtgggttaatttaatttaattaaaaataatatatttttaatatatatatatatataaaagttgaaacaatgtatttttttctaaagaaaaaaaattaaatgagtttttattaaattatagattaatttGTTGGTTGATTATATTTAATCAGATTGATTTGCAccatgtttaatttaaaatctaattcatATTAGATTTGGGTTAATAAATCACTGGATTAACCAAATTAATCcaggtttaataatatgatagatATTTTTAACcaccaaataaaaaagtttaacaaGCACGATGATTGTTAGGGACTATGTAGTCTTTGATGGACATCTGTCCCAAAATAGGACCATCCCAAGCAGGCCTGCACAGAGAGCAGACATTattctatcaatttatttatttttatgtagaaaattttatttctagtaGCTTgactttaatttgaaatatagagGTGCGTGTTTGGTTTAGATGATAGCTATtatgagttttttatatatattaaatctttaaatttaaatgcatgagtaaaagagattttttaaacaaaataaaaaaaattaatctaaatataaattaaaaaatttatagaaaaaatcatttaattaaaaaaaataattaaaaaaagtctgGCGTGACAAGCCAGTCCATTGATCTGTTTTATTAGGGCCCACATGGGACCTGTTTTGATAGACCTAACTgagcttcttcttttcttttcttttttgcaattaaagaaaattaggtGATATGTTGTCTTATTTATCTAGATTCCGGTTGCTATAATGactagaaaattaaaactttaattttattttataaaaaaactcattttaaccCAAAGTCCGCGTGTACTGCTCATCCTTTAAATTTATACTTAATGTAAGAAGTCGATCTGGCAAACCAAAAGAGTCCCcaaactattttattaatttgttcatcaggtcttcaaacttttaaaagTTCCTAGCTATCTCTTTGTTCATATTTATACTTgaaaactttgatatttttaattaaaatttcatatatatatatatattggaaatTAGCTCAATTTATTCTTAACTTGTCTCTAAAATctaattattcttaatttatttttatattttttaacatatatttccATCTAAACCGATAGAAATGCACTTGTATAAAAAGTCAAATTTAACCAAatctattagaaaaaataatttaaaaaggaagAATCATGATTTGGTGTTGATCATGGAAGagcattttttcaatttgaataaaaaggtgttttttaaaaaaaactactccTTTAGAAACTGATTAGAAGCCATTATACTTGCAAggataaattaaagaaagataaGATGAATTAATtccaagaaatttaattttaaatgttttatgaCTAgatagagacaaaaaaaaaaaagtttataagtTGAGGATTTTTCTTGAGGTTGGTACTTCTTTCCTGTTTGGAATATCAGTTAactcgtgttttttaaaaattttaaaaaaaaattatttttactcaaagttaattttttatatataatttagatcGTTTGGtgtactgattttaaaaaatttttaaaaataaaaaatattattttaatataaaaaaatattttgaaaatcgcAATAACATTCTACatttaaattcaagattttcACAAGGTATATGTGCAGCACAGAGGTATACGTTAGATTCGgtaaacttgaaaacaaaacgATTTCTTTTAACACTGGAGTATGcaatcaaaaaatcattttcttttattttccatctCAAATTATTACACCAACAATCCAACATGCTAGACAGATCACTGTTTTAAAATCTCATCTGACCCTTTAATCTATAATTTGGATGTCTAGGAATTTAGACgggttaaattttaataaaaataaaaaaaataatgaacttaATATAatctgattaaaaataaaatttgattcgTAACTTCATCGGCTtataaaaaacctaattaaaacttattaatttatttttataaaaataatattaattttttacctataaaataaaaaaaaattaatggtccAGAATTAACTTGAACCATGATTCGGTACTTGATTTGAATCTACTCTCGGGACATGGAGATGGTTCACGCCTTGCTGTGATCTGTCATGATGATCCAATTACCAATATGATGTCAGCTTGTTGATGGAGGTTCatggtccaaaaaaaaaagaacagatattaaattaaattataaacgaaccaattaaaagaattacgaagaaaaaacagagaaccTGGATCCTCAAtggcattttatattttattttccatctcaaattccctttttttttttttttttgcgggtAAACTTCCTTATAAAATTAGAGaactaataaatttattatccaTGGTGTTTATCCAGTGAAATGGTTATTacagcaataaaataaaagatataaccATAGGAAAGGATGTCCAAACAAACATAAGATGGCAATGGTCCCATCATTGCTCAAAATGGTCTCAAAAAAGAAGCTTCCTTGTTCGTTCCCAACATACccaaattctctctctctcaatagTTTTAGTGAAAGTAAAAGTCTTGATTGCCATTTCAATTCCATGATGATGGAGTTCTAGTTTCTCTCGATTTCTAACAAGGTAGGTCCCGGCATCATCTTCTTTGTGTAAATCACACTCTTAGGtttggttttaatttcttttatattttgggtactttaaaagtttaattactAAAATGGAAGTTCATTTTCTATTTCCTTTTTGGCACAGGAGCTAGTTTTTGCTTTCTGGGTCTTTGGTTTTGGGTTTGTATTGTGAAGATATGAATAATTCTGATCAAGAGAAGCAAGATCAGAGGTAAAAtccatctgttttttttttttttttgcgtggtTTTGGTCTAGTGAGGTAcaagtttgtgttttttgtggttCTGGGTTATTGGGTTAgttttatttgcttttgttgtgtttattcAGTTGGTTTCTGAGCTGATTGTCTTTGAATTGGTAGATTCTTGTGAGTTTTTAGAGTAGATTGTATTGCTTTCCATCTTGTTTTGTCTACGAGAGAATTGTGGAAGTTAGGGGATGGGGATTTTGGTAGAATATTCATGCTTGTGTGTGCACATTCATGGCTTTAGTTATGAGCACCAAGGTTTTGATTCATTTGTTTAGGGAGGATTAGATTGCTGATGAAATTGTACAAAAATGGAAGAACTTTTTTAGCTTGGAGTGATATATTGTTCATTGTTTGTGAAACAAGTTGACTGATCATTATGCTGCGCATTAGCTTAGTTGATATTGAAGTTGGTGTTTTCCAGAAGAGCGACAGAAACCATAAGGTTTCTTTCTTCCCATCTTCACCCCTTTTTAGGCAATTGAAAAGAGTGGGTTTTagaagtttttctttaaaaaaaaaagtactttgGATTATGTCTGGTGGAGAGGGATAGAGTATACCTTGCCCATGGGTCAGAGAAGCTATTAGTTTCTGATTGATTAGTTACCAGTCAGCTGAAAACTGTTCTGTAGTTTTGGAAATGGCAGTGGTCAAAATTTTTGCAGTGAATTTGGTCGGAAGTTTACCAATTCTTGTTTGAGTTCTCATTGGCTTACCCTCATTCATCAGGACCCGTTCTAGCATGGAGGATTCCACGGCTATAACTATTGAATTTCTTCGGGCACGGTTGCTAGCTGAAAGATCTGTGTCAAGAACTGCAAGACAGAGAGCTGATGAACTAGCAGAAAGAGTAtgctttgaatttatttttccgTTTTCTTTTTAGGAGGGAGTGGGTTGGTTTTGGGGACTGTACTCTCTTGTTTCTCCTTTATCACCTATTATAAAGTCTAAACTTGTTTAAGAATTAGGTAGCAGAACTGGAGGAACAGCTAAGGATCGTGTCTCTTCAAAGAATGAAGGCTGAGAAAGCAACAGTAGACGTTCTTGCCATCCTGGAAAGCAATGGGATCAGTGACGATTCTGAAATCTTTGGTTCTAGCTCTGATCAGGATACTCCTTGTGAATCCAAAGTGGGCAAGAAGACTAAACAAGAAGAGAGTTCTGTCATTTCAAAAGTGACAAAATATAAGTTGGAAGAACATTCAGGTTCTGGCCATGATTTTTCCTCATCACAAGGTAGAAACTTGTCTTGGAAAGGTCGCAAGCATAGTCCACGTTCTCTTGAAAAGTGCAAGGATCCATCTCTGAGGAGACGGAGCAGTTTTGCATCTACCAGTTCTTCCCCTAAACATCACCAAGGCAAGTCATGCCGCCAAGTAAGAAACAAAGAATCAAGGTTAGTTCATCTCACATCTTCAATTATAGTGTGGAACCGTAGATTTAAGCAATTACCCGGCACTCtttttttgctaatttattCCCCTTTTCTGAGCCCAGGAAAGCAGCTCCAATGTGATGCtgttgttcttgttgttttttcacTATAAACACAACATAGTTTGTCACATATAGAATTTGTGTAAAAACTTGGAATCAGGCGTAACAATTACCCTTGGAGTCATATATCTCTCTCATGGACTGATAAAGTTCTATTTAACACTCTCTGAATAGAATAATACCATGTAGACACCATTTGCTTAATTGTGATTCGAATCAAAGTTTCCACATTGCCagggaagaaaaataaacaatcacctTGCCAAGTCATTTTCTACTGCAAGTCCCCTAGGTTGTTctctttttctagtttttgcATGCAGATGTAGATAACTATTTATTCTGGGTTCTATCCTGtttatacaacataaataatTAGTTGTTTCAATTGTCAGATTGACAATTGGAGCATTTAGGACCAATCCAGACAAGGTTGATTCTCCAGAAAATGGAGTTGCTACCACATCAGAAGTTTTTCCAAATTGCTCAGAACCTGAGGTGGGAAGAATTGAAAATGGAGAAGAGAAAACTTTACCCCCAATATCAGTTGGCTTAGAAAATGGACAGCGTGCAGATAGTAATGAGCTGGAAGACAATGTATATGGCAGTGATAGAGACATGGAAAAAGCACTTGAACATCAAGCACAACTCATTGACCGATACAAAGCAATGGAAAAGGTTCAAAGAGAATGGGAAGAGAAATTCAGAGAAAACAATGGCAGTACACCAGTAAGCTTATCGGAACCTATATaactaataaacaattaaattgcTTTCAGATCAAGTTGATAACATGCCAATGGCATCTGCACATTTTAAATTTAGTGCTTTCTTTGAGGGGAAAAAGGAGTTTCAATAAATAGGAGCAACTTTAAAATAAGGGACGGCTAATACTCTGAAAGAACTGTTAAGATAATTCCTAGGGTACAATGAATTTTAAGCAAACTGTTGAGTATAATATATGTGCTGCAAATGAGAAATGTGCTTAGAATAGCTATGTTTGGACTGATAGAATCTGCCTGTTCAAAtagtaaagaaagaaaggaaattttCCTGATGTGCTAGTCAATCTGCAATTCTAAATTCTCTTTTCATTCATCATAATAGTTAAGAAGCAAGTAACCATGCTGATTGATTATGtaagaaaaagtaaaatagTTTCTTTAAATACTTTTCTCATACCATGAATCCTATTCCcataaacattgattttttgtattttatttcttggTCATAATGATTTAGGATTCATATGATGCTGGAAACCGCTCAGATGTCACTGAGGAAGGCTATGAGATCAAGGCACAAGTTCAACAACACACTGGGACCGTAGCTGCCCAATCCAACCGGGCAAAGTCAGAAGTTGAAAAGGCATCTAACATTCAACCTAATGGCATTCTACGACCTTCACATGTTAATATTGGGCAGTTACAGGAATGGAAGAGCAGTAGTGCACCTACTTCTGAATCCCCAGCTCAAGATTTTGCATTCCGTGCtgaaaagcaaaagcaaaatgaaaatgaagagagTCTTGGGAACAATTACCATCCATCTCCACACAGCTCCCACGACCATCCGCAGTCACACAGTTCACATGATTCCCCTGGGAGCCAATCTGCAACCAGCTTTCCATCTAATACAGACAGTGGTTTCAGCAAAGGGCAATTTTCTGGGAGGCAAAATGAACTCTATGCATTGGTGCCACATAGAGCATCCAATGAATTGGGTGGTGTGCTGGATGCCCTTAAACTAGCAAGGCAATCGTTGCAACAGAAAATCAGCACATTACCATTAATAGAAGGTGGATCTATTAGAAACTCTGTTGATCCTTCTCTTCCCCCTCCAATACCAGGCGATAAAGTAGATATTCCCCTTGGAAATGCTGGACTTTTCAGActtccatttgattttttggcTGAAGGCAGCACTCGAAAAAACCTCGATAGTACTAATGCTGGATTAAGTTTGAGAAACTATTATCCTGATACAGGAGTTCCAGCAGCTGCCATCAATCGATTTGTCAGCAGATTTCCGACAGCAACTGGATCGAGATTTCCTACAGCGGATCAATTTCTGGCCAGTCAATCTTACTCAGCAACTGGATCGAGATTTCCTACAGAGGATCAATTTCTGGCCAGTCAAGATGTCGAGGCTGGATCAAGAATCTCTAGTCAGAggccttttttttatccttatttggATACAGTTTCACCTCCCTCAGCCAGATATAGTTATCCCACAAATCCCTCTTATCCCGGCCCGATGCCACAACTGCCCTCAAGGGAACCCCCTTCCTTCCTTCCCAGTACGACTGCTGGTGTCCCTCCTGCAGATCATTTCTCATTCCCTGATTATCATATTAGACCAAACATGTATAGATAATAGCTTGCTATTAAACATTCTACTAGGTTTTCGATGATTAGCTTTACCAACAATGTTTCAGGAACAGCGATTTTGTAGCATAATAGTTAAAATCTTGGTCCTTAAAGGGCAAATTTGTATTACCGCTGTATGATTCAGTGTATCATTTGTTGTGAGATGGAATTTTGTAAAAGAGATTCAACCTGCTTCAATTTTTACTCTTGTTTCCCCTTGCACCATTCTATCATCTATTCATCTCTGCAAGCAGCAATCCATTTTCCTTCATTATGTTAATGCTAGATGTCCTAGAAACACTTataatttaagggttttttttctttttcatcactAGATATTCAGTAGAGTGGGATCTGATGCCCGGTATGTTCCTCCTGAACAGGGACTTGGACAAATGCATAGAGTATAAGACAAACTGGTGGCTTAGGGCTTGATAACTGTAACGTGTATACATCTACATGTCCAGCAATCCAGAACTCCAGGGCTGATTTTGGACGGGAAAGGGTTTAACATGGCTCCCGTGTAAATCCAGTAGTTTTTGTTGGATTCAAAACAACTTTGCACTGCACCTAACAGTCTGCAGATTGCCCCCCGCCCctccctttttttaatttctcctttCAACAGAGGCGGTTGCAtgcatgcaataaaaaaagTCCCACAGTCATAGGCATGAATCTATACCAGAATTTTGGTATTCACAAGAAATTTCTCGAAGACTACCTTTGGATAATACCCAACTTAATTCATCGTCAAAAGTGGTGTTATTCATAAATCAtacctttttttaatgtcaatgaAACATGAAGTATTCcataattaagtaaaatattaaatcgCGATGACAACCGTAGCCCATACACGATGAAATGTGTGTAGGATTACAGTGGAACTACTCTTTtacattttatcttttaatttttaaagcttTAATTAAAGAGTAGAATAGTCTTTGCACACGATCAATTTatcattcttaatttatttaagtgCAGCACcgtctttatcatttttttaataacaatacgaTCACAATATTGCCCTTAGAGAGTAAACAATCAAAACCTTTGGTCCAGATAGCGTAtgataatttcaattttgtcatgAACAATTAAATTACACCAGTACCCTTACTATGCAAATTTGTTAGCCTTGACTTCAAGGGCTTGAATGTCATTtcctaatagtttttttttttttgttattgttatttaatcCTAGgggcattttttattttgcacgCATAAAAAGGTCGCTGACAATAGTGGTTGAAATCAAACTTCCGCCACATCATTTGATGCGTCTCAATGTCCTCTTCTTCTCTAGCTGACGTCTGTATAGTAGTCAGATATGGTTTGAcgtcaattgattttttttcttttttaatttttccttttttttcttactcgGATTGCGTGTTGGTCACGCAAAAAATTATATCagcccttcaatttcttttttcttttgattaagtccttcttcttttaattgcaattgttttatttacattgattgtttctaattggatatttaatttcatccctggttgtttgattttgttggcttattttatcaaatttggttcttaatattttaattgc is a window encoding:
- the LOC7479827 gene encoding uncharacterized protein LOC7479827 isoform X3, with the protein product MKAEKATVDVLAILESNGISDDSEIFGSSSDQDTPCESKVGKKTKQEESSVISKVTKYKLEEHSGSGHDFSSSQGRNLSWKGRKHSPRSLEKCKDPSLRRRSSFASTSSSPKHHQGKSCRQVRNKESRLTIGAFRTNPDKVDSPENGVATTSEVFPNCSEPEVGRIENGEEKTLPPISVGLENGQRADSNELEDNVYGSDRDMEKALEHQAQLIDRYKAMEKVQREWEEKFRENNGSTPDSYDAGNRSDVTEEGYEIKAQVQQHTGTVAAQSNRAKSEVEKASNIQPNGILRPSHVNIGQLQEWKSSSAPTSESPAQDFAFRAEKQKQNENEESLGNNYHPSPHSSHDHPQSHSSHDSPGSQSATSFPSNTDSGFSKGQFSGRQNELYALVPHRASNELGGVLDALKLARQSLQQKISTLPLIEGGSIRNSVDPSLPPPIPGDKVDIPLGNAGLFRLPFDFLAEGSTRKNLDSTNAGLSLRNYYPDTGVPAAAINRFVSRFPTATGSRFPTADQFLASQSYSATGSRFPTEDQFLASQDVEAGSRISSQRPFFYPYLDTVSPPSARYSYPTNPSYPGPMPQLPSREPPSFLPSTTAGVPPADHFSFPDYHIRPNMYR
- the LOC7479827 gene encoding uncharacterized protein LOC7479827 isoform X1 is translated as MNNSDQEKQDQRTRSSMEDSTAITIEFLRARLLAERSVSRTARQRADELAERVAELEEQLRIVSLQRMKAEKATVDVLAILESNGISDDSEIFGSSSDQDTPCESKVGKKTKQEESSVISKVTKYKLEEHSGSGHDFSSSQGRNLSWKGRKHSPRSLEKCKDPSLRRRSSFASTSSSPKHHQGKSCRQVRNKESRLTIGAFRTNPDKVDSPENGVATTSEVFPNCSEPEVGRIENGEEKTLPPISVGLENGQRADSNELEDNVYGSDRDMEKALEHQAQLIDRYKAMEKVQREWEEKFRENNGSTPDSYDAGNRSDVTEEGYEIKAQVQQHTGTVAAQSNRAKSEVEKASNIQPNGILRPSHVNIGQLQEWKSSSAPTSESPAQDFAFRAEKQKQNENEESLGNNYHPSPHSSHDHPQSHSSHDSPGSQSATSFPSNTDSGFSKGQFSGRQNELYALVPHRASNELGGVLDALKLARQSLQQKISTLPLIEGGSIRNSVDPSLPPPIPGDKVDIPLGNAGLFRLPFDFLAEGSTRKNLDSTNAGLSLRNYYPDTGVPAAAINRFVSRFPTATGSRFPTADQFLASQSYSATGSRFPTEDQFLASQDVEAGSRISSQRPFFYPYLDTVSPPSARYSYPTNPSYPGPMPQLPSREPPSFLPSTTAGVPPADHFSFPDYHIRPNMYR
- the LOC7479827 gene encoding uncharacterized protein LOC7479827 isoform X2, encoding MEDSTAITIEFLRARLLAERSVSRTARQRADELAERVAELEEQLRIVSLQRMKAEKATVDVLAILESNGISDDSEIFGSSSDQDTPCESKVGKKTKQEESSVISKVTKYKLEEHSGSGHDFSSSQGRNLSWKGRKHSPRSLEKCKDPSLRRRSSFASTSSSPKHHQGKSCRQVRNKESRLTIGAFRTNPDKVDSPENGVATTSEVFPNCSEPEVGRIENGEEKTLPPISVGLENGQRADSNELEDNVYGSDRDMEKALEHQAQLIDRYKAMEKVQREWEEKFRENNGSTPDSYDAGNRSDVTEEGYEIKAQVQQHTGTVAAQSNRAKSEVEKASNIQPNGILRPSHVNIGQLQEWKSSSAPTSESPAQDFAFRAEKQKQNENEESLGNNYHPSPHSSHDHPQSHSSHDSPGSQSATSFPSNTDSGFSKGQFSGRQNELYALVPHRASNELGGVLDALKLARQSLQQKISTLPLIEGGSIRNSVDPSLPPPIPGDKVDIPLGNAGLFRLPFDFLAEGSTRKNLDSTNAGLSLRNYYPDTGVPAAAINRFVSRFPTATGSRFPTADQFLASQSYSATGSRFPTEDQFLASQDVEAGSRISSQRPFFYPYLDTVSPPSARYSYPTNPSYPGPMPQLPSREPPSFLPSTTAGVPPADHFSFPDYHIRPNMYR
- the LOC7479826 gene encoding UDP-glucosyltransferase 29, giving the protein METSSKSNIRVLMFPWLAYSHIHAFLELAKKLSKRNFYIYLCSTPANLAYIKEKEPSVEFVELHLPSLPELPPHYHTTKGLPRHLLSNLMKALDMSSCSFSGILTALKPDLLISDFLQPWAPAKALSLKIPTVLFMVSAAMPYCFLLDLVKISGSTALPLRSNYPHEYDYENDNLTLQDRLLQCLEGSSNLMLIRSLRELEGKYVDELSVLAMKKIVLVGPLVQELSEEENEKTEIIEWLNKKDPCSVLFVSFGSECYLSREDREELAHGLLLSNVSFIWVLRFPQGEKISAEEALPEGLVEMVGEKGLFIEDWAPQKRILDHPSIGGFLSHCGWGSIMESMKTGVPIIAMPMHVDQPCNAKLLQEVGVALEIKREQNGKLGREEVAKVVREVVVEETGEQVRRKVRELRERIRGKEDEDMDEVVNELVKLCGREANKPL